One window of the Bradyrhizobium sp. NP1 genome contains the following:
- a CDS encoding efflux RND transporter periplasmic adaptor subunit codes for MPTSDDEIQGRSDAPSDGQEKSTRTPTRTPSIIVGTVAAAVVALSVFYLLRPEPLLVQGEVDATRLDIAARVDGRVKEIPVERGQNVPANAVLVRIDNPETVAKHEQMRTAAAVAEAQLANVLVGTRVETIAARKAEMERAQAALVLAQKTFDRTHTLTEQGNAPQARLDQVTDTLHESERAVDQAKSAYEQAVNGYTKEERAIAKSNLEKANADIQSVQSIIDQLVVYAPVASQVYQRNVEPGEYVSPGVPLVTLIDLADVWVHFDLREDLVKGLKVGDRFDVHVPALDDRRVTVEVKLIATKGEYASWRATRASGDFDLRTFSIRAYPIQPVPELRPGMSAYLDWRSRQ; via the coding sequence ATGCCGACCTCTGATGACGAAATTCAGGGCAGGTCCGACGCCCCAAGTGACGGACAAGAAAAGAGCACGCGCACCCCGACGCGCACGCCTTCCATTATCGTCGGCACCGTTGCAGCCGCCGTCGTCGCGCTTTCCGTCTTCTATCTGTTGCGACCTGAACCACTGCTGGTGCAGGGCGAGGTCGACGCGACACGGCTCGACATCGCCGCGCGCGTCGACGGACGGGTCAAGGAGATACCCGTGGAACGTGGCCAGAACGTTCCGGCAAACGCCGTCCTCGTACGGATCGATAATCCTGAAACCGTGGCCAAACACGAGCAAATGAGGACGGCAGCCGCAGTTGCGGAAGCCCAACTCGCCAATGTACTCGTCGGAACGCGGGTGGAAACCATTGCCGCGCGGAAAGCGGAAATGGAGCGCGCGCAGGCGGCTCTGGTGCTGGCGCAGAAGACTTTCGACCGCACTCATACATTGACCGAGCAAGGCAATGCGCCGCAAGCCCGCCTGGACCAGGTGACTGATACGCTGCACGAAAGCGAGCGGGCGGTCGATCAGGCCAAATCGGCCTATGAGCAGGCCGTCAATGGCTACACAAAAGAGGAACGGGCGATTGCCAAGTCCAACCTCGAAAAGGCCAATGCCGATATCCAGAGCGTTCAATCGATCATCGATCAACTCGTGGTCTATGCCCCGGTCGCCTCGCAGGTCTATCAGCGCAATGTGGAGCCGGGCGAATATGTGTCTCCGGGCGTTCCGCTCGTCACCCTGATCGATTTGGCCGATGTCTGGGTCCATTTCGATCTTCGCGAAGATCTGGTGAAGGGCCTGAAGGTCGGCGATCGATTTGACGTGCACGTTCCGGCTCTTGATGACCGCCGTGTAACCGTCGAAGTCAAGCTTATTGCAACCAAGGGCGAATATGCGAGTTGGCGGGCCACGCGCGCTTCGGGCGATTTCGACCTGCGGACGTTTTCGATCCGCGCCTACCCGATCCAGCCGGTGCCCGAGCTGCGACCGGGAATGAGCGCCTATCTCGACTGGCGATCACGGCAATGA
- a CDS encoding AraC family transcriptional regulator, whose protein sequence is MRDSKQPGRSPALRSVSSSARERPIVGLDERVYESTKLAALFDILVDQGCPAGDVLRNVNLTADEVHSPRSRISLADLMTACKNAIRLSSDPHLPYRIGTSIHISTYGMYGFAILCCPDFRKAMAFAELYHALATPLATIEFTEEDGVATWTIEPNARTATDPKVYRFVTEMQIGIHISLMRDIMGPSFTPDQISVAYPEAHDFGLPADQIGCRLSFASRTNRIIFRSAWLDQAANLGNKTTYPAVVALCDDLLNDLKSRIGIAGEIRALLLRDIANPPTLAAIAKLLEMSDRSLRRQLREQGISFRGLLDELRMQIALKYLRTTRLANEDIALALGFSDAANFRRAFRRWTNKSPSKIREE, encoded by the coding sequence TTGCGCGACTCCAAGCAGCCCGGGAGGTCCCCCGCTTTGCGTTCCGTTTCGAGCAGCGCAAGGGAAAGGCCGATCGTTGGATTGGATGAGCGTGTTTACGAATCGACAAAACTCGCCGCGCTGTTCGACATACTCGTCGACCAGGGCTGCCCAGCCGGCGACGTGCTGAGAAACGTCAACCTGACCGCGGACGAGGTGCACTCTCCAAGGTCGAGGATTTCGCTCGCGGATTTGATGACCGCCTGCAAGAACGCAATTCGGCTCTCAAGCGACCCGCATCTGCCATACCGCATCGGTACATCAATCCACATCTCCACTTACGGCATGTACGGCTTCGCCATTCTTTGCTGCCCCGACTTTCGCAAGGCGATGGCTTTTGCCGAACTTTACCACGCGCTCGCGACGCCGCTGGCGACGATCGAATTCACCGAGGAGGACGGGGTCGCGACCTGGACCATCGAGCCCAATGCGCGCACCGCAACCGATCCGAAGGTCTACCGCTTCGTCACCGAGATGCAGATCGGCATTCACATATCGCTGATGCGGGACATCATGGGCCCCTCGTTCACTCCTGATCAGATCAGCGTCGCCTATCCGGAAGCTCATGACTTCGGCCTGCCAGCGGACCAGATCGGATGTCGTCTAAGCTTCGCAAGCAGGACCAACCGGATCATTTTCCGGTCGGCATGGCTGGATCAAGCAGCAAATCTCGGCAACAAGACGACGTACCCGGCGGTCGTGGCGCTCTGCGACGACCTGCTCAACGATCTGAAATCGCGAATTGGAATAGCCGGGGAGATTCGCGCCCTCCTGCTCCGGGATATCGCCAACCCTCCCACCCTCGCTGCCATCGCAAAGCTGCTTGAAATGAGCGATCGCTCGTTGCGACGTCAGCTGCGGGAGCAAGGCATCTCCTTCCGCGGCCTGCTGGATGAACTTCGAATGCAGATCGCGCTGAAATACCTGCGCACAACAAGGCTCGCGAACGAGGATATTGCGCTGGCGCTCGGGTTCAGTGATGCCGCAAATTTCCGCCGCGCTTTTCGGCGCTGGACCAACAAGTCACCCAGCAAGATCAGGGAGGAGTAG
- a CDS encoding fatty acid--CoA ligase, translating into MVGRLIQATKSAYQYPLIFKQLWHTPRLQAPDQEVVYRDLKRFTYRQIRERIGRLASALAKAGIAPGDTVGVLDWDSNRFLEAFFAIPMMGAVLQTVNVRLSPEQIAYTINHAGASTLLVNDEFVELLEGMKAQLPKVKRLIVMSDQPAPQTGNLSFIGEYENLLAAASPDYDFPDFDENTQATTFYTTGTTGLPKGVYYSHRQLVLHTICGLALFGIAGQQGRFSRDDVYMPITPMFHVHAWGFPWSATLAGAKQVYPGRYEPAMLVKLIKSEGVTFTHGVPTILQMLLNAAAAAKVDLRGLKMVIGGSALPKALAKQALTAGIDIFAGYGMSETGPLAAVSHVRSKDLTGDPDGEVDFRSRAGMAGPLVDLRIVDPDMNDVPHDGKSAGEIVLRSPWLTQGYFDNPEGSEQLWAGGYLHTSDIAVVGPDGYVHITDRIKDVIKTGGEWVSSLQIEDLISQCAGVAEAAVIGVKDAKWGERPMALVVKKASDANGVTDTAIKDHLKVFADKGIISKYGIPETILFIDSIPKTSVGKINKKELRERYGDM; encoded by the coding sequence ATGGTGGGAAGGCTGATCCAGGCCACCAAATCTGCTTATCAATACCCTTTGATTTTCAAGCAATTGTGGCACACGCCGCGCTTGCAGGCGCCCGACCAGGAGGTCGTCTACCGCGACCTGAAGCGCTTCACCTATCGCCAGATCAGGGAGCGCATCGGCCGCCTCGCATCGGCTCTTGCCAAGGCCGGTATCGCGCCGGGCGATACCGTCGGCGTGCTCGACTGGGACAGTAACCGGTTTCTCGAGGCTTTCTTTGCAATCCCGATGATGGGCGCGGTGCTGCAAACGGTGAATGTCCGCCTGTCGCCCGAGCAGATCGCCTACACGATCAATCACGCGGGGGCCTCAACGCTGCTCGTCAACGACGAATTCGTCGAATTGCTCGAAGGCATGAAAGCCCAATTGCCGAAGGTGAAGCGGCTGATCGTGATGTCGGATCAGCCTGCGCCACAGACCGGCAACCTCTCCTTCATCGGCGAGTATGAAAACCTGCTTGCCGCGGCCTCGCCCGACTACGACTTTCCGGACTTCGACGAGAACACCCAGGCGACCACTTTCTATACGACGGGCACGACTGGTCTGCCCAAAGGCGTCTACTACAGCCATCGGCAGCTCGTGCTGCATACGATCTGCGGACTGGCGCTATTCGGTATCGCGGGTCAGCAGGGCCGGTTCTCGCGTGACGACGTCTACATGCCGATCACCCCGATGTTTCATGTCCATGCCTGGGGCTTTCCCTGGTCGGCGACGCTTGCCGGTGCCAAGCAGGTCTATCCCGGTCGTTACGAGCCAGCGATGCTGGTCAAGCTGATCAAGAGCGAGGGCGTCACCTTCACCCATGGCGTCCCGACGATCCTGCAGATGCTGCTCAACGCCGCCGCCGCGGCCAAGGTCGACCTGCGCGGTCTGAAGATGGTGATCGGCGGTTCAGCCCTGCCGAAAGCGCTGGCCAAGCAGGCGCTTACCGCAGGCATCGACATCTTCGCAGGCTACGGGATGTCGGAGACCGGCCCGCTTGCGGCGGTTTCCCATGTCCGGTCGAAGGATCTCACTGGCGATCCTGACGGCGAGGTCGATTTCCGCAGCAGAGCCGGCATGGCGGGGCCACTGGTGGATCTGCGCATCGTCGACCCCGACATGAACGACGTGCCGCATGACGGCAAGTCCGCCGGTGAGATCGTGCTGCGCTCGCCCTGGCTTACGCAGGGCTACTTCGACAATCCTGAAGGTTCGGAGCAACTGTGGGCCGGGGGTTATCTGCACACCAGCGACATCGCCGTGGTGGGCCCGGACGGCTACGTCCACATCACCGACCGCATCAAGGACGTGATCAAGACCGGCGGCGAGTGGGTCTCGTCGCTGCAGATCGAGGATCTGATCTCGCAATGCGCCGGCGTCGCGGAGGCCGCCGTCATCGGCGTGAAGGACGCCAAATGGGGCGAGCGGCCGATGGCGCTCGTGGTCAAGAAGGCGTCCGATGCGAATGGCGTCACCGACACCGCCATCAAGGACCATCTCAAGGTGTTCGCCGACAAGGGCATCATCTCCAAATACGGGATCCCCGAGACGATCCTGTTCATCGACAGCATTCCCAAGACGAGCGTCGGCAAGATCAACAAGAAGGAGCTGCGCGAGCGGTACGGTGACATGTAG
- a CDS encoding MaoC family dehydratase, with protein MGNLTLAGLGERIGQELGLSDWVTIDQPRIDTFASCTGDHQWIHVDVERARRESPFRGPIAHGYLTLAMVAPLAMQIGVIPTDAAAGLNYGIDKVRFLAPVPAGARVRLRVVLAGLEPREGGQVIMKTQNTLEVEGSEKPALIAETLALLLPAKGA; from the coding sequence GTGGGCAACCTCACCCTTGCCGGTTTGGGCGAAAGAATAGGACAGGAACTCGGCCTTTCCGATTGGGTTACGATAGACCAGCCACGCATCGACACCTTTGCGTCCTGCACCGGCGATCATCAATGGATTCATGTCGATGTCGAAAGGGCGAGACGAGAGAGTCCTTTCCGCGGTCCGATTGCGCATGGCTATCTGACGCTGGCGATGGTCGCCCCGCTGGCGATGCAGATCGGCGTCATCCCGACCGACGCCGCCGCCGGGCTGAATTACGGGATCGATAAGGTTCGCTTTCTGGCACCGGTGCCGGCCGGGGCGCGCGTGAGGCTGCGCGTCGTGCTCGCCGGGCTCGAGCCGAGGGAAGGCGGACAGGTGATCATGAAGACCCAGAATACGCTGGAAGTGGAGGGATCGGAGAAGCCCGCCCTTATCGCCGAGACGCTGGCGCTGCTGCTTCCCGCCAAGGGAGCATGA
- a CDS encoding alpha/beta fold hydrolase gives MSTDNRSPISSTADLSEEASRNTLALNPLVGIQGQDLVESAGILFKAVMNEPKVATEQWLSFVGELGSIVAGKSERAPRTGDKRFSDPTWKESSLHSSLLKAYLAWGEAVNGLVDKTSLSDIDKARAHLITEILIDAVAPTNAMLTNPAAVRKFIDTGGQSLWHGLKNYFGDLTGNRGMPSMVDTSAFKVGENLAVTPGAVVLRNELLELIQYTPMTATVRKRPLLVTPPQINKYYALDLSPDKSMVRFLLESGIQTFAISWRNPTAAHRDWGLDTYVAALDEAVDAVREISGSEDISMMGSCSGGITSTAYFATLGSAAEKKIRNLVLAVCLLDPNSAEESAFGCLMTPETMSAAKETSRLRGIVDGHDLARMFAWMRPNDLIWNYWVNNYLLGNQPPAFDILYWNADTTRLPAALHGDYLDLYFTNPFVNAGKLTLNGKTVDMGKVKADSYVIAGVTDHITPWKGVYKTAQIMGEGTTFVLSNSGHLQSLLNPPSNPKASFMIGSVSADAPDAFLASAEKRKGSWWLDWRDWLHARSGDEIAAPASLGSARHPTLVAAPGTYVFE, from the coding sequence ATGAGCACAGACAATCGCAGCCCGATATCGTCGACGGCGGACCTTTCCGAGGAGGCATCCCGAAATACGCTGGCGCTCAATCCGCTCGTCGGCATCCAGGGGCAGGATCTCGTCGAGAGCGCCGGCATCCTGTTCAAAGCGGTCATGAACGAACCAAAGGTCGCGACCGAACAGTGGCTCTCCTTCGTCGGCGAGCTGGGTTCCATCGTCGCGGGCAAATCCGAGCGTGCGCCGAGGACGGGCGACAAGCGGTTTTCGGACCCGACCTGGAAGGAGAGCTCGCTGCACAGCAGCCTGCTCAAGGCCTATCTCGCCTGGGGCGAGGCGGTCAACGGCCTGGTCGACAAGACCAGCCTGAGCGACATCGACAAGGCGCGCGCGCACCTGATCACGGAAATCCTGATCGACGCCGTTGCGCCGACCAATGCGATGCTCACCAACCCGGCGGCGGTCCGCAAGTTCATCGACACCGGCGGACAAAGCCTGTGGCACGGGTTGAAGAACTACTTCGGCGATCTCACCGGCAATCGCGGCATGCCGTCGATGGTGGACACCAGCGCCTTCAAGGTCGGCGAGAATCTCGCGGTCACCCCGGGTGCGGTCGTGCTCCGCAACGAATTGCTCGAGCTGATCCAGTACACACCGATGACGGCGACCGTCAGGAAGCGGCCACTGCTCGTGACGCCGCCGCAGATCAACAAGTACTATGCGCTCGACCTCTCTCCGGACAAGAGCATGGTCCGCTTCCTGCTCGAGAGCGGAATCCAGACCTTTGCCATTAGCTGGCGCAACCCGACGGCAGCCCATCGCGACTGGGGGCTGGACACCTACGTCGCGGCGCTCGACGAGGCTGTCGACGCGGTGCGGGAGATCTCCGGCAGTGAGGATATCTCCATGATGGGATCCTGCTCCGGCGGTATTACCTCGACCGCCTATTTCGCGACGCTCGGCAGCGCGGCCGAAAAGAAAATCAGAAACCTGGTGCTGGCGGTTTGCCTGCTGGATCCCAACTCGGCCGAAGAGAGCGCTTTCGGCTGCCTGATGACGCCGGAAACCATGTCCGCGGCCAAGGAGACCTCGCGGTTGCGGGGTATCGTCGACGGCCATGATCTGGCGCGGATGTTCGCCTGGATGCGGCCCAATGACCTGATCTGGAACTACTGGGTGAACAACTACCTGCTCGGCAACCAGCCGCCGGCTTTCGATATCCTTTACTGGAACGCCGATACGACCCGCCTTCCGGCGGCACTGCACGGCGACTATCTCGACCTGTATTTCACCAACCCGTTCGTCAATGCCGGCAAGCTGACGCTGAACGGGAAGACCGTCGACATGGGCAAGGTCAAGGCCGACAGCTACGTGATCGCCGGCGTCACCGACCACATCACGCCGTGGAAGGGCGTCTACAAGACAGCCCAGATCATGGGTGAGGGCACCACCTTCGTGCTTTCGAACAGCGGACATCTGCAAAGCCTTCTCAATCCGCCCAGCAATCCGAAGGCGTCCTTCATGATCGGGTCGGTCAGCGCGGACGCCCCCGACGCGTTTCTGGCGTCGGCCGAGAAGCGGAAGGGAAGCTGGTGGCTTGATTGGCGCGACTGGCTGCATGCGCGCTCGGGCGACGAGATCGCAGCGCCTGCTTCACTCGGCAGCGCGCGGCACCCGACCCTTGTTGCGGCCCCGGGGACCTACGTCTTTGAGTGA
- the phaZ gene encoding poly(3-hydroxyalkanoate) depolymerase has translation MSDNLASGDKAEPVVVAKPGAIEARQVMIDGQLLEVAIRHGGGSGPPLLLFNGIGANWELAKPFLEALTSTTAIIFDVPGVGGSPRPLLPYRPSTVARLAAGLMAELGYAEVDAAGVSWGGGIAQQFAHQHPKLCRRLVLAATAPGVTMVPASLSVLWKMATPRRYTDKDYMNRVAADIYGGAFRFDPSLIGRHAASMHGVRNLGYLYQLLAMAGWTSLPWLWSLPQPTLVLMGSDDPLVPPINGHILAGLIPNAELHMIDDGHLFMVTRPAETAALIEAFLADENRQVRPSSPRSPTADRLKDLIPTSEGGRHKP, from the coding sequence TTGAGTGACAATCTCGCCAGCGGCGACAAGGCCGAACCGGTTGTGGTTGCGAAGCCGGGCGCGATCGAGGCGCGGCAGGTTATGATCGACGGTCAGTTGCTTGAGGTCGCCATCAGGCATGGCGGCGGCAGCGGGCCGCCGCTGTTGCTGTTCAACGGGATCGGCGCCAACTGGGAGCTGGCGAAGCCGTTCCTCGAAGCGCTCACGAGCACGACCGCCATTATCTTTGACGTGCCCGGCGTCGGCGGTTCACCCAGGCCGCTGCTGCCCTATCGCCCGTCGACGGTGGCACGGCTTGCGGCAGGTCTCATGGCGGAGCTGGGCTACGCCGAGGTCGATGCCGCCGGGGTCTCCTGGGGCGGCGGAATCGCACAGCAATTCGCGCATCAGCACCCAAAACTGTGCCGGCGGCTGGTGCTCGCCGCGACGGCGCCCGGCGTCACCATGGTGCCGGCAAGCCTCTCGGTACTGTGGAAGATGGCGACGCCGCGCCGCTACACCGACAAGGACTATATGAACCGGGTTGCGGCGGACATCTATGGAGGAGCGTTTCGATTCGATCCGTCATTGATCGGCCGGCACGCGGCTTCGATGCATGGGGTGCGCAATCTGGGCTACCTGTACCAGCTTCTCGCGATGGCCGGCTGGACCAGCCTGCCATGGCTATGGTCGTTGCCGCAGCCGACGCTGGTCCTGATGGGCAGTGACGATCCACTGGTCCCCCCGATCAATGGCCACATCCTGGCAGGCCTGATCCCGAACGCCGAACTCCACATGATCGATGACGGGCACCTGTTCATGGTGACGCGGCCGGCCGAAACGGCTGCCCTGATCGAGGCGTTTCTGGCCGACGAGAACCGACAGGTCCGGCCGTCGTCCCCGCGTTCGCCAACGGCGGACCGTCTCAAAGACCTCATTCCAACGTCCGAAGGTGGACGCCACAAGCCCTAA
- the phaP gene encoding TIGR01841 family phasin (Members of this family are phasins (small proteins associated with inclusions such as PHA granules). Note that several different families of phasins have been named PhaP despite very little sequence similarity to each other.) encodes MTDTTSYIELLRKFGSDLGLPKLNVDELLQTQKKNIDALGQSAKVAAQGAQSVAQKQREVLEAGLREAATLAREYKPLGKIHENIALQTEFARKVFEISVQGAQESASTARQSTTEAVKIIQDRVKESFEEIRASVRPNKSV; translated from the coding sequence ATGACGGATACGACCTCATACATCGAGCTGCTGAGGAAATTCGGGAGCGATCTCGGCTTGCCGAAGTTGAATGTGGACGAGCTGCTGCAGACCCAGAAGAAGAACATCGACGCCCTGGGCCAGAGCGCGAAGGTGGCCGCGCAGGGTGCGCAGTCCGTGGCGCAGAAGCAGCGCGAGGTGCTCGAAGCCGGGCTACGCGAGGCCGCGACGCTTGCGCGGGAATACAAGCCGCTCGGCAAGATTCACGAGAACATCGCACTGCAGACCGAATTCGCAAGGAAAGTGTTCGAGATCTCGGTGCAGGGAGCCCAGGAGAGTGCGTCGACCGCAAGGCAATCGACCACGGAAGCGGTGAAGATCATCCAGGATCGCGTCAAGGAGAGCTTCGAGGAGATCCGCGCCAGCGTCCGCCCGAACAAATCAGTCTGA
- a CDS encoding acyl-CoA dehydrogenase family protein, giving the protein MANPQVTRAGKPGYAPPPIDGDFYRVAAVLSDEERALLRRVRDFTEGVVAPVIEEYWGRDEFPFAIIPKMAEIGIGGVGYQGYGAAGGSWLLNGFVAMELARVDASVATFWGVHTGLSAGSIYLCGDEAQKQRWLPPMMRFEKIGSFGLTEPLVGSATSGGMMTTCRREGDAWILNGQKKWIGNATFADVNVIWAREEGSNQVKGFVVGKDNPGFSVEKIKTKMALRVVQNGLITLKDCRVPEADRLQNANTFKDTAKVLRMTRTGVAWFAVGCQMGAYEHALRYATERIQFGRPIGGFQLVQDLLVRMLGNVTSTQAMMLRLAQLQDEGVMLDEHASLAKAFCTVKCRETVGYARELLGGNGILLENHIGRFVADAEAIYSYEGTREMNTLIVGKSITGLSAFV; this is encoded by the coding sequence ATGGCGAACCCACAAGTGACGCGGGCTGGAAAGCCCGGCTATGCGCCGCCGCCGATCGACGGCGACTTCTACAGGGTTGCGGCAGTGCTCAGCGACGAGGAACGTGCACTGCTTCGTCGCGTTCGCGACTTCACCGAAGGCGTGGTCGCCCCCGTGATCGAGGAATATTGGGGGCGCGATGAATTCCCGTTCGCGATCATTCCGAAGATGGCCGAAATCGGCATCGGTGGCGTCGGCTACCAGGGCTATGGCGCAGCCGGTGGCAGTTGGCTGTTGAACGGCTTCGTTGCGATGGAACTGGCCCGGGTCGATGCGTCCGTCGCGACGTTCTGGGGTGTGCATACCGGGTTGTCGGCGGGATCGATCTATCTATGCGGCGACGAGGCGCAGAAGCAGCGCTGGCTGCCGCCGATGATGCGCTTCGAGAAGATCGGCTCGTTCGGTCTGACCGAGCCGCTGGTGGGATCTGCGACATCCGGCGGGATGATGACAACCTGCCGGCGAGAAGGCGACGCCTGGATCCTCAACGGCCAGAAGAAATGGATCGGCAACGCCACCTTCGCCGACGTCAACGTGATCTGGGCGCGCGAGGAGGGCTCGAACCAGGTCAAGGGCTTCGTGGTGGGAAAGGACAATCCGGGCTTCTCGGTCGAAAAGATCAAGACCAAGATGGCGCTCCGCGTCGTGCAGAACGGGCTAATCACGCTGAAGGACTGCCGTGTCCCGGAGGCGGATCGCTTGCAGAACGCCAACACTTTCAAGGACACCGCCAAGGTTCTGCGGATGACCCGCACCGGCGTGGCATGGTTTGCCGTGGGCTGCCAGATGGGAGCATACGAGCATGCGCTCCGCTATGCGACGGAGCGGATACAGTTCGGCAGGCCGATTGGCGGATTCCAGCTCGTGCAGGACCTGCTGGTGCGCATGCTCGGAAACGTCACCTCGACGCAGGCGATGATGCTGCGGCTCGCGCAGCTGCAGGACGAAGGGGTGATGCTGGACGAGCATGCATCGCTCGCGAAAGCTTTCTGCACCGTCAAGTGCCGCGAGACGGTCGGCTATGCGCGCGAGCTACTCGGCGGCAACGGCATCCTGCTGGAGAACCACATCGGCCGTTTCGTGGCCGACGCGGAAGCGATCTATTCCTACGAAGGCACAAGGGAAATGAATACGCTGATCGTCGGCAAATCCATTACGGGATTGAGTGCCTTCGTCTGA
- the gfa gene encoding S-(hydroxymethyl)glutathione synthase: MTVHIHPAIDNGVKKGSGSFSGGTLVCKCKDKPVKIGIKGDVAHNHACGCTKCWKPEGATFSVVAVVPRQNVTVLENGDKLQIVDTAATIQRYACRACGTHMYGRIENKGHPFYGLDFIHPELFEEGGWAAPGFAAFVSSVIESGVKPEQMDEIRSRLKELGLEPYDCLSPALMDAISTHVAKAKAA, translated from the coding sequence ATGACCGTTCATATCCACCCTGCAATCGACAACGGCGTGAAGAAAGGCTCTGGGAGCTTTTCGGGAGGGACGCTGGTCTGCAAATGCAAGGACAAGCCGGTCAAAATCGGCATCAAGGGCGACGTCGCGCACAATCATGCCTGCGGCTGCACAAAATGCTGGAAGCCCGAAGGCGCGACCTTCTCCGTCGTTGCCGTTGTGCCGCGCCAGAATGTGACGGTGCTTGAAAATGGCGACAAGCTCCAGATCGTCGACACCGCGGCGACCATCCAGCGATACGCCTGCAGGGCCTGCGGCACGCATATGTACGGCCGCATTGAGAACAAGGGCCACCCGTTCTACGGCCTCGATTTCATTCACCCCGAACTTTTCGAGGAAGGCGGCTGGGCGGCGCCAGGTTTTGCGGCCTTCGTGTCTTCCGTGATCGAGTCCGGCGTCAAACCGGAACAAATGGATGAAATCCGGTCTCGCCTCAAGGAGCTCGGCCTTGAGCCCTATGATTGCCTGTCGCCGGCACTAATGGATGCGATTTCCACCCATGTGGCGAAGGCCAAGGCGGCCTGA
- a CDS encoding S-(hydroxymethyl)glutathione dehydrogenase/class III alcohol dehydrogenase — protein sequence MKTRAAVAFEAKKPLEIVELDLEGPKAGEVMVEIKATGICHTDAYTLDGFDSEGIFPSILGHEGAGIVREVGAGVSSVKPGDHVIPLYTPECRQCKSCLSQKTNLCTAIRATQGKGVMPDGTSRFSYRGKTIYHYMGCSTFSNFTVLPEIAVAKIREDAPFDKSCYIGCGVTTGVGAVVNTAKVTPGANVVVFGLGGIGLNVIQGAKMVGADKIIGVDVNDSKEEWGRKFGMTDFVNPKKVSGDLVQHLVALTDGGADFSFDCTGNTTVMRQALECGHRGWGVSVIIGVAEAGKEISTRPFQLVTGRVWKGTAFGGARGRTDVPKIVDWYMSGKIQIDPMITHVLKLEEINKGFDLMHEGKSIRSVVVF from the coding sequence ATGAAGACACGCGCCGCCGTCGCTTTCGAGGCAAAGAAGCCGCTGGAAATCGTTGAGCTCGACCTTGAAGGGCCGAAGGCCGGCGAGGTCATGGTCGAGATCAAGGCGACCGGGATCTGTCACACCGATGCCTATACACTCGACGGCTTCGACAGCGAGGGGATATTTCCTTCCATCCTCGGCCATGAGGGCGCGGGCATCGTGCGCGAGGTTGGAGCAGGAGTAAGCTCCGTGAAACCCGGCGACCATGTCATCCCGCTCTACACGCCCGAATGCCGCCAATGCAAAAGCTGCCTCAGCCAAAAAACCAATCTTTGCACGGCGATTCGCGCCACCCAGGGTAAGGGCGTGATGCCGGACGGCACGTCGCGCTTCAGCTATCGGGGAAAAACGATCTACCACTACATGGGCTGCTCCACGTTTTCGAACTTCACGGTTCTGCCAGAGATAGCGGTGGCAAAAATCCGCGAGGACGCCCCATTCGACAAGAGCTGCTATATCGGCTGTGGCGTCACGACAGGCGTCGGCGCCGTCGTCAACACCGCCAAGGTCACGCCGGGCGCGAACGTCGTCGTCTTCGGGCTCGGCGGCATCGGACTCAACGTCATTCAGGGCGCCAAGATGGTCGGCGCGGACAAGATCATTGGCGTCGACGTCAACGATTCGAAGGAGGAATGGGGCCGCAAATTCGGTATGACCGACTTCGTCAACCCGAAGAAGGTTTCCGGCGATCTCGTCCAGCATCTGGTCGCGCTCACCGATGGCGGCGCCGATTTCAGCTTCGATTGCACCGGCAACACGACGGTGATGCGCCAGGCGCTCGAATGCGGCCATCGCGGCTGGGGAGTCTCCGTCATTATCGGCGTCGCAGAAGCCGGAAAGGAGATTTCCACCCGTCCATTCCAGCTCGTCACCGGCCGCGTCTGGAAGGGCACCGCGTTCGGCGGTGCGCGTGGCCGCACCGACGTGCCGAAGATTGTCGACTGGTACATGAGCGGAAAGATCCAGATCGATCCGATGATCACCCATGTCCTCAAGCTCGAAGAAATCAACAAGGGGTTCGACTTGATGCACGAAGGCAAGTCGATCCGTTCGGTTGTCGTGTTCTGA